The genome window CCATGCGGCCGAGTTCCGCTGGCCGAGGACGGCGGTCATCGAGCTGACGTTGACGATCGTGCCCCGGGTGCGACGCAGGTGCGGGAGCGCATGGTGACACCTGGCGTAGGTGCCGAAGAAGTTCACCCGCAGGCCATCGAGCGCCGCGGCCGGCAGCCTCCCGGATACACTGCCCGTCCGGGCCGCAGTCGCAGCCCGGTTCGAGGCGGGGATCAGGGATGAAGATCGCGAAGACGTGGCATCTGTTCGCGCCGAATGTCTGGGCGCCGGTCGAGGTGTGCGCGGTGACCGTGTACCTCGATGCTGCGGACGCTGAGACGCCGGTCGGCAGCCTGCGCGCCGCCGTCGATGAGAGCCTTCCCGAACGGGCCGAACTGTTCCCCGCGCCCATCGCTCCCGAGCTGCCCGGCCCGGCCTGTCTCGTCGAGCTGCTCGGCCAGGTCGCCCTGACGCTCCAAGCGATCGCCCGCGGCCCGGCCGGCCGGTTTCTCCTTGCCCGCGCCGCGGCAGACGACGCCGGCTCCACGCTCGTGATCGAGGCCCGCGACCCGGTGCTCATCGTCGATTGCCTCGAGGCGGCGGCCGCGATGCTCGAGACGCTGCAGGTCGGCGGACGGCCCGCAGCCGAAGCGATCCGCGCGTCGCTCGTCGAGCGGGCCGACGACGTCTGCCTCGGTCCGAGCACGATGCTCATCGTCGACGCGGCAGCCGCCCGTGGCATTCCCTGGCGCCGGCTCGGCGACCTGAGCCTCGTGCAGTTCGGCCACGGCCGGCGGCAGCGCCGGATCTGGACGGCCGAGACCGATCGGACGCCGGCGATCGCCGAGGCGATCTCGCGCGACAAACAGTTGACTCGGCAACTGCTGGCCGCCGCCGGCGTGCCAGTGCCGCGCGGCATGCTCGCCGCGTCGGCGGCCGAGGCCTGGCGGGCCGCCGAGGCCGTCGGCCTGCCCGTCGTGGTCAAGCCGCTCCACGGCAACCACGGCCGCGGCGTGTTTCTCGAACTCACCGACCGGGCCGGCGTGGAACAGGCGTACGCCGAGGCCGTGGCGGAGTCACGCCCCGGCGCGGCCGTGGTCGTCGAGGAGCACATCCCCGGCATCGAGCACAGGCTGCTGGTGGTCGGAGAGCGGATGGTCGCCTGCGCCCGCGGGGAACACCTCCACGTCAGCGGGGACGGCCGGCGGACGATCACCGCGTTGATCGACGCCCAGCTCAACAACGATCCCCGGCGCGGCCGCACCGAAACGCTCCCCAACAAGACGATCGAGACCGACCCCGGCGTCCGCGCGGAGCTCGCCCGGCAAGGACTCGGACCCGACTCGATCCCTGCGGCCGGTCGCCGCGTGCTCGTCAAGCGGATCGGCTCCCACGGTCCCGACGTCACCGATCTGGTCCACCCGGAGATCGCCCGCATCGCCGTCCGCGCCGCCCGCACGCTCGGCCTCGACATCGCCGGCATCGACCTTGTCGCCACCGACATCACGCTGCCCGCCGGGCCCCAGGCCGCGCGGATCTGCGAGGTCAACGCCGGCCCCCAGCTGCTGATCCACGCGCAGCCGAGCGCCGGCCCGCCGCGGCCCGTGGGCGCCGAGATCGCCGCCATGCTGTTCGCGGCCGGCGAAACGGGCCGCATTCCCGTCGCGGCCTTCCTCGGCTGCCGGGAAGCCGACCTGCCCGCGATGCTGGCCAGCCGCCTGGAGGATGCCGGGCTGACCGCGGCGGTCACCGGCCCGGCCGGAAAATGGGTCGCCGGCCAGCGCTGTTCGACCGCGGACCATGCCACTCCGGCCGCCGCCCGGGACGCGCTGGTGGCCCCCGACATCGACCTGCTCGTCTGTGCGCTCGACTGGCAAAGCATCGCCGCCGCGGGCCTGCCCATGGACCGGATCGACCTGCTCGTGCTCGGCCCGCTGCCCGAGCGGACGGCCGCTGCGGCCGGCGCCACGGTGGAGGCCGTCGTCAGGCTGCTGGTGGCGGCCGTGCCGGCGTCTGGCATGATCGTGTGCGACGCCACCCCCGCGTGGGCGGCCGACCATGCCCGGCGCGGGCTGGCCGACGTGGTCGACGCCGCCGCGCTGCCTGGCGCGGGCGACCTCGCCGCCCGGCTGGCGGCTGTCGTCGCCCCGTTCCCCGCCATACCGAGGAGAGCCGATGCCATTCTGCGATGAGTCCTTCCTGCTCGCGACGCCCGTGGCGGCCGACCTCTACGAGCGGGTGGCGTCACGGCAGCCGATCGTCGACTACCACTGCCACCTCAGCCCGCGGGACATCGCCGAGGATCGGCGCTTCGAAAACCTGCATGCCATCTGGCTCGACGGCGACCACTACAAGTGGCGGGCGATGCGGGCCGCCGGTGTGAGCGAGGAGGCGATCACGGGCCCGGCGCCGGCCCGGGACAAGTTTCGCGCCTGGGCGGCGACGGTCCCGCAGACGCTGCGCAACCCGCTCTTCCACTGGACGCACCTCGAACTCCGCCGGCACTTCGGCATCGAGGACCTGCTCGAGCCGGCCAGCGCCGACCGGATCTGGGACGAGGCCAACCGGCAGCTCGCCGGCGGCGACCTCACGGCCCGCGGTATCCTCGCCCGGATGAACGTCGCGTTCGTCGGCACCACCGACGACCCCGCCGACACGCTCGACTGGCATGCGGCGATCGCCGGCGCGGGCTGCCGCACGCGGGTCGTGCCGACGTTCCGCCCCGACGCGGCGCTGAAGGTCGGCCAGCCGGACCGGGTCCGGGCCTGGGCGCGGCGGCTCGCCGACGCGGCGGGCCGTGGCACGGACACGTTTGCAGGGCTGCTCGCCGCGCTGGAGAAACGGCATGCCGACTTTGCCGCCGCCGGGTGCCGGAGCAGCGATCACGGTCTGGAATCGATCCCCGTCGTGGACTGCACCGATGCCGAGGCGGCGCGGATCTGGGAGCGGGCCTGCGCCGGGGCGGCGGCCACGCCGGCCGAGGCGCAGCAGTTCGCCCTGCGCATCCTGCTCCACGTCGCCCGGCTCAATCATGCCCGGGGCTGGGTGACGCAGCTCCACCTCGGGCCGTTCCGCGACCCCAATCCGCTCCTCGCCCACCGCCTCGGCGCCGACGCCGGCTGCGACACGATCGGCGACGCCCGGCAGGGGCCGGGCCTCGTCCACTTCCTGGCGACGCTGGCTCACGAAGAGACGCTCGGCCGCACGATCCTCTACAACATCAACCCCGCCGACAACGCCCTGTTCGCCGCCCTGCCCGGCTCGTTCCAGGATGGCGTCATCCCCGGCAAGATCCAGTGGGGCAGCGGCTGGTGGTTCATGGACCAGGAGCGGGGCATGCGCGAGCAGATGAACATGCTCTCCGACCTCGGGCTTCTCTCCCGGTTCGTGGGCATGGTCACCGACTCGCGGTCGTTCCTCTCCTACCCGCGGCACGAATACTTCCGGCGCATCCTTTGCGACCTCCTCGGCGCGGACGTGGCGACGGGCAGGCTGCCCGCGCGGCAGGACTGGCTGGACCGGCTCGTGGCCGACGTCTGCCACGGCAACGCCGCCGCGTATTTCGGCGTCAGCGCCGGTCAGGGCTGACGGGGTCGCGGGAGAACTGCACCCGCACGTCGGGATGCGTCGTGTAGAGCCGGTGTCGCGTGCCGTCGAAGATGAGCGTCGCGCTCGACCGCTTCGGGTGCAGCGGATCGACGGGCAGAATCGGGTTGCCGGCGTACTTTTCCCAGTGGACGAGGTCGGTGCTCGTGGCGATGCAGGTCTGCCAGCAGCTGCGGTCGGCGACCGGGCTGGCATGGTAGTAGGCGTAGTAGCGGCCGCGAAACCGGAGCACCTGGTCGAAGGCGACGCCGTGGCGGTCGTAGGGTTCCGGCCCGCAGGCGAGCACCGGCTCGTCGCTCGAGTTGGTGAACGTCCGCAGGTCGCGGGAGGTGGCCAGCCAGACGCCGTCGTCCTGCCGCTCGTAGAACAGGTGCCAGACGCCCCGCTCGCACCACACCGCGGGCGTCCCGCGCGGGCCGGCGGCGATCGGCCGGCCGTCGGTGCCGCGGATATCGAGCGGTCCCGCCGGCTCCCAGCGGACGTGATCGCGGGACACGAGCAGGTGGGCGATGTCCTTCTCCCCCTCGGCGAACATGAACCACCGGCCGGCGCCGCGAACGACGCACACGTCCTCGACCCACCGGTCGCGGACGAGGGGATTGGCGACATCGCGCCGCCAGTTGAGGCCGTCGCAACTGATGGCGTGGCCGAGCCGCCGCAGCCGGCCCTGGTCGCGGTTCGAGCCGGTGTACCAGAGGTGCCACGCGCCACCGTCGCGCACGATCCAGCCCCGTTCGCGCAGGTCGCGGTCCCAGGAATCCGGTCCGCCGCCGGCGAAGAGGGGCGTGGCCGAAGGCGGCCCGAACTCGACGAGCTCGGCCGGAAACGCACCGTCATCCGCCCGGCTCCCCTCCACGACGGCGGCGAGGCACACGGCCAGCACGGTCGCGGCCGTCAGACCGCGCCGGGCCGTCACGGGGCGCATGGCGAATGACTCAGCGCATCGGATCTGCGGTCGCATGCGAACAGCATAGCCTGCCGCGCCGGCAGTCGACCCAGCCGCGGCGCACGACGATGGGCAAAAGGTGCCAGCCACCAAATCTGGGCAATCTGCCAGCTTCTCCAGATTTGGTGGCTGGCACCTGTGCGGGTCCGATCTCACATGCGTCTAGTCCGATCTGGGGGGGCCGGTTAGTGCAACATAGTTTCTGTAAATCGCCGGTGCGTGCCCGTCCGAGTCGAGCGTAGCGAGACGAGGGCGGGCACGCACCGGCGGCCCGAGTTGAAGAGGTGGGCCATCGAGGTTTTCTTGGAAGTGTCTTACTCCACCAAGAAGGAACCTGCGATGACCCACCAAGATGAATGCCCAGCGATCAACGACCTCACGGCCCTGCTCATCGAGCACGGCCCGGACGCGTTTAGCACTGCCCTCGC of Planctomycetia bacterium contains these proteins:
- the uxaC gene encoding uronate isomerase; translation: MPFCDESFLLATPVAADLYERVASRQPIVDYHCHLSPRDIAEDRRFENLHAIWLDGDHYKWRAMRAAGVSEEAITGPAPARDKFRAWAATVPQTLRNPLFHWTHLELRRHFGIEDLLEPASADRIWDEANRQLAGGDLTARGILARMNVAFVGTTDDPADTLDWHAAIAGAGCRTRVVPTFRPDAALKVGQPDRVRAWARRLADAAGRGTDTFAGLLAALEKRHADFAAAGCRSSDHGLESIPVVDCTDAEAARIWERACAGAAATPAEAQQFALRILLHVARLNHARGWVTQLHLGPFRDPNPLLAHRLGADAGCDTIGDARQGPGLVHFLATLAHEETLGRTILYNINPADNALFAALPGSFQDGVIPGKIQWGSGWWFMDQERGMREQMNMLSDLGLLSRFVGMVTDSRSFLSYPRHEYFRRILCDLLGADVATGRLPARQDWLDRLVADVCHGNAAAYFGVSAGQG